The Verrucomicrobium spinosum DSM 4136 = JCM 18804 genome includes a region encoding these proteins:
- a CDS encoding class I SAM-dependent methyltransferase translates to MANAQRPHSTPLPTAVRWVHAILEPRLLPGDLVVDATAGNGHDTLFLAQRVLPEGQVFAFDIQADAIQQTEIRLREAGVDMSRITLHVAGHETLSAALPTGVHQRLRLCMFNLGYLPGGDKARITQVETTLSAIQQAMDLLEEDGLLTVVVYPGHDGGMQEAGRVTAMLEAASPDTWEVQRIGYLNFRPTTPFCLVARRRTAARPT, encoded by the coding sequence ATGGCCAACGCTCAACGCCCCCACTCCACACCCCTGCCCACCGCCGTGCGCTGGGTGCACGCCATCCTGGAACCCCGCCTGCTGCCTGGCGATCTGGTGGTGGACGCGACGGCGGGCAATGGCCATGATACACTCTTTCTCGCACAACGGGTGTTGCCAGAGGGACAGGTCTTCGCCTTCGACATTCAGGCTGACGCGATCCAGCAGACAGAGATCCGGCTGCGTGAAGCGGGCGTGGACATGAGCCGTATCACCCTGCATGTGGCCGGTCATGAGACCCTATCGGCCGCCCTCCCGACCGGAGTCCATCAACGATTGCGGCTCTGCATGTTCAACCTCGGCTACCTGCCCGGTGGCGACAAAGCGCGCATCACCCAGGTGGAGACCACACTCTCTGCCATTCAGCAGGCAATGGATCTGCTGGAGGAAGATGGCCTGCTCACGGTGGTTGTCTATCCCGGCCATGATGGGGGCATGCAGGAAGCAGGGCGTGTCACGGCGATGCTGGAAGCCGCATCACCAGACACCTGGGAGGTTCAGCGCATCGGCTATCTGAACTTCCGCCCCACCACGCCCTTCTGCCTGGTGGCACGCCGCCGCACTGCGGCCAGGCCGACGTGA
- a CDS encoding NUDIX hydrolase: MTDLLEISRELAAIAQAGLTYTKDAFDRERFLRLRQIAGELLRSPLRQPEFTWPAEIGYPTPKLDVRAAIFQGDQVLLIKETASNLWTLPGGWADVNESPGEGVARECLEETGYEVKATALVSIIDRDRAGYPRHANTIYKMFFLCEIIGGQPTPNLESSQIEFFDMASLPELDPHRAARQDIERAHAFNRQGGGPAYFN, translated from the coding sequence ATGACGGATCTTTTGGAAATCTCCCGCGAACTGGCTGCCATTGCCCAGGCAGGCCTGACTTATACCAAGGATGCTTTCGATAGAGAGCGCTTTCTGCGGCTCCGACAGATAGCGGGTGAACTCCTCCGGTCTCCTCTCCGGCAACCGGAGTTCACGTGGCCGGCCGAGATCGGCTATCCAACTCCCAAGCTCGACGTGCGGGCAGCCATCTTCCAGGGGGATCAGGTGCTCCTGATCAAGGAGACCGCGTCCAACTTGTGGACCTTGCCCGGAGGGTGGGCCGATGTGAATGAGAGCCCGGGTGAGGGTGTGGCACGTGAGTGTCTGGAAGAGACCGGGTATGAGGTGAAGGCCACCGCCCTGGTCTCCATCATTGACCGCGATCGCGCCGGATATCCCAGGCATGCCAATACGATCTACAAGATGTTTTTCCTCTGCGAGATCATTGGCGGGCAGCCGACCCCGAACCTGGAGAGCAGCCAGATTGAGTTCTTCGACATGGCCTCGCTTCCTGAGTTGGATCCCCATCGCGCGGCTCGTCAGGACATCGAGCGGGCCCATGCCTTCAACCGCCAGGGCGGAGGACCTGCCTATTTCAACTAG
- a CDS encoding AraC family transcriptional regulator yields the protein MRARLEDVQWGPDESFLVRSYNLPRFDVPWHFHPEIELACIVEGEGDRCVGDHLGAFTVGDLVLLGPNLPHYWRSVGTGGKNQRARALVLHMRPTSLGQGFWELPECREWKQLLDVAPRGLCFDPVISAQVQPLMESLESSEGTNRLLGLLEILQILAEGADSAVSLTGVGYSPDNDSRAADRMRRVYDYLYAHLAEPLSLPEIAQVARMSDAAFSRYCKKVTGRTLTSLINELRVARACKTLVETTQSVSEIAFLTGFQSLSNFNRVFADAKGMAPSQYRSRHHRS from the coding sequence ATGCGAGCCCGCCTGGAAGATGTGCAATGGGGGCCGGACGAGTCTTTCCTCGTGCGGAGCTACAACCTCCCCCGCTTTGACGTGCCGTGGCATTTTCACCCGGAAATTGAGCTCGCCTGTATTGTAGAAGGGGAGGGGGACCGCTGCGTGGGCGATCATCTGGGGGCCTTCACGGTGGGAGATCTGGTATTGCTGGGGCCCAATCTCCCGCACTACTGGCGGAGCGTTGGTACGGGCGGGAAAAACCAGCGTGCTCGGGCATTGGTACTCCATATGCGTCCCACCTCTCTGGGGCAAGGGTTCTGGGAGCTGCCAGAATGCCGGGAATGGAAGCAGCTCTTGGACGTGGCTCCACGGGGGCTCTGCTTCGATCCTGTGATTTCCGCCCAGGTGCAGCCCCTGATGGAATCGCTGGAGTCTTCCGAGGGAACTAACCGTTTGCTTGGTTTGCTGGAGATTCTCCAGATCCTCGCGGAGGGGGCTGACTCGGCTGTAAGTCTGACCGGCGTGGGATACTCTCCTGACAATGACTCCCGGGCTGCCGACCGCATGCGCAGGGTGTACGATTATCTCTACGCCCATCTGGCGGAGCCGTTGAGTCTTCCAGAGATCGCTCAAGTGGCCAGGATGAGTGATGCAGCCTTCAGCCGATACTGCAAGAAGGTGACGGGTCGAACTCTGACTTCCCTGATCAATGAGCTACGGGTGGCGAGAGCTTGCAAGACATTGGTGGAGACGACGCAGTCCGTGAGTGAAATCGCGTTTTTGACCGGTTTCCAGTCCCTCTCCAACTTCAATCGCGTTTTTGCGGATGCCAAAGGGATGGCTCCCAGCCAATATCGCTCACGGCATCACCGCAGTTAA
- a CDS encoding thermonuclease family protein, with amino-acid sequence MRGTVVRVHDGDTVTILTPDKTEIKIRLLGIDAPEAGQPYGSAAKKSLSSLIFGREVHLHATGTDKYGRTLGQLHMGDVWVNHEQIHRGMAWHYLQYSQDAQLALAEADARRARRGLWQDARPVAPWLWRRQPHKKNG; translated from the coding sequence GTGAGGGGAACCGTTGTGCGCGTGCATGACGGTGATACGGTGACGATCCTGACGCCTGACAAAACGGAGATAAAGATCCGGCTGTTGGGCATCGATGCGCCGGAAGCTGGTCAGCCCTATGGATCAGCCGCCAAGAAGTCGCTCTCCTCGCTGATTTTTGGACGCGAAGTGCACCTGCACGCCACCGGCACAGACAAATATGGCCGCACTCTGGGCCAGCTCCACATGGGAGATGTCTGGGTGAATCATGAGCAAATCCACCGAGGCATGGCCTGGCACTACCTTCAATACAGCCAGGATGCCCAGCTCGCTTTGGCAGAGGCGGATGCCCGGCGGGCGCGGCGCGGCCTCTGGCAGGATGCCAGGCCCGTAGCCCCATGGCTGTGGCGGAGGCAGCCGCACAAGAAGAATGGGTGA
- a CDS encoding right-handed parallel beta-helix repeat-containing protein, protein MHTPKRRLLSPSSAIPMGLCLALASLTLQAAEIFVSPDPAGQNQPIKTALASAAEGEVLVLKPGIYRETLVIGKRVTLKGEPGAALDGTIPLPADWQPAGAELPGVLTAPLPSQPAGLLLDGRFIAELRFDRAQKSGDWHWKMLLQKGPPLSGFNEIKALWIWHPGERRAYLRLPAGISPSTARLTMVAQDRPLIAVKGASGVVIENLELIGGSTAVSIGEGADRTVVRGCHIRSYEDTGIGLSGGASQCIVENCEITRGALEEWAPSMEHSRSNYEIWRIHKDVGKYDRVGINLFRAGVGNQILHNRLDRVFDGICLGDYKAESLDDPLPDAAHGRGTLIAGNVIENTRDSGIELGVGCVEVEVKDNTLRRTHGGFRFKVPRIGPVFIHHNRLIDGAPFNFWFSMDSSPAEGYIYHNTVVGRKPALALHVEKGKRDFSVPRWHFLNNLFAVKEGYLDKPDKGNTVDFTSAHNVCLRQDASPWPGDATKDKGSRYGLPLTLNDQGAPAPDSAAVDAGMDLSTYWKGKPLPGAEKGTYKGAAPDVGAAEVQ, encoded by the coding sequence ATGCATACGCCCAAGCGCCGCCTGCTCAGCCCTTCTTCCGCCATCCCTATGGGCTTATGCCTGGCTCTGGCCAGCTTGACCTTGCAGGCTGCGGAGATCTTCGTGAGTCCGGACCCCGCAGGCCAGAACCAACCGATCAAGACGGCACTGGCCTCCGCGGCTGAAGGAGAGGTGCTGGTGCTCAAGCCCGGGATCTATCGGGAGACTCTGGTGATCGGAAAGCGCGTCACTCTCAAGGGAGAACCTGGGGCAGCGCTGGACGGCACCATACCCCTTCCGGCCGACTGGCAGCCAGCTGGAGCAGAGCTGCCGGGAGTGCTCACGGCTCCCCTCCCCTCCCAGCCTGCCGGACTGCTCCTGGATGGCAGGTTCATCGCCGAGCTGCGCTTTGACCGCGCCCAAAAGTCCGGGGACTGGCACTGGAAAATGCTGCTGCAGAAAGGCCCGCCATTGAGCGGGTTCAATGAAATCAAGGCGCTCTGGATCTGGCATCCCGGGGAGAGACGCGCCTACTTGCGACTGCCCGCTGGCATCTCACCCTCCACGGCCAGGCTGACCATGGTCGCTCAAGATAGACCCCTCATTGCGGTGAAGGGGGCCTCCGGGGTGGTCATCGAGAACCTGGAACTCATCGGGGGCTCAACCGCCGTCAGCATTGGCGAAGGTGCAGACCGCACGGTGGTGAGAGGCTGCCACATCCGCTCGTATGAGGACACCGGCATTGGCCTTTCAGGCGGGGCCAGCCAATGCATCGTGGAGAACTGTGAAATCACCCGCGGAGCGCTGGAGGAATGGGCACCGAGCATGGAACACAGTCGCTCCAACTACGAGATCTGGCGCATCCACAAGGATGTGGGCAAGTATGACCGTGTGGGCATCAATCTGTTCCGAGCCGGCGTCGGCAACCAAATCCTCCACAACCGCCTGGACCGGGTCTTCGACGGCATCTGCTTGGGCGATTACAAAGCGGAGTCCCTGGATGACCCGCTGCCAGATGCCGCTCATGGGCGGGGCACCCTGATCGCGGGGAATGTGATCGAAAACACGCGTGACTCCGGCATCGAACTCGGGGTGGGCTGCGTGGAGGTGGAAGTGAAGGACAACACGCTGCGCCGCACTCATGGCGGATTCCGTTTCAAGGTGCCCCGCATCGGTCCGGTGTTCATCCACCACAACCGCCTCATCGATGGTGCCCCCTTTAACTTCTGGTTCAGCATGGATTCCTCACCCGCCGAGGGCTACATCTACCACAACACAGTGGTGGGCAGGAAGCCAGCTCTGGCGCTGCATGTGGAGAAGGGAAAGCGGGACTTCAGCGTGCCCAGGTGGCATTTCCTCAACAATCTCTTCGCCGTCAAAGAGGGCTATCTGGACAAGCCTGACAAAGGAAACACGGTGGACTTTACCAGCGCCCATAATGTCTGTCTGCGCCAGGATGCCAGCCCCTGGCCGGGTGATGCCACCAAAGACAAAGGCAGCCGCTATGGACTGCCCCTCACGCTGAACGACCAGGGGGCTCCGGCTCCAGACAGTGCGGCCGTGGATGCAGGCATGGACTTGAGCACCTATTGGAAAGGCAAACCCCTGCCCGGAGCAGAGAAAGGCACTTACAAAGGAGCCGCGCCCGATGTCGGCGCGGCGGAGGTGCAGTAG